The DNA region TGCTCTCGCCTCCGTGATCGCAGTGACGCCGCGCACGCTGAGGTGCGGAAGCTTCACCAGCTCGCTGACAGGAGCGGTGTTGAGGTTGATCTTGTCGGCGCGACTGATCGATGGCCGTGTTGCGGTTGCCGGGCGAGTTGAACCGGTCATTGATGGAGATGTCTGCGCGACCGCGGTGGCACCGATGACTCCGCAAACGCCGAGGCTGATGCAAACCAACCTGATAAGCATGGACCGCTATCCTTCGTGATACGACGCCCTTGACCCCGCCGCCGATAAAGCGGGAGCCGATTACCGCAAGATTACGGGTGCGATCATCACGGCGGCATTCCGGGAATAAGCCTGATCAACGCAGCACGACGAAGAGCCTTGCGGCTCGCTGATCCACCAGCATGTTGGCTCCTGGATCGTTGGTCTGCGGCGCATTTCCCGGCGGCTGATTTTCCGGCAGTGCGACATCCGGCTCCGCGCGGAGCGGCGGATCTGCTTGCGGAGAAACACGTCCTCCGCCCTGACCGGCATCGTTGACGAGGCTTGACGGTGCATCGTCCGGCTCACGAAGCGGTGCCACCAGGAATGCAACGAGGTTTCGCCTGATGCCTGGAATTCCGAACAGGCTCGATTGAACGGAAAACTCGCGCTTGACATAGCTTCCGGCGTGAGCCGCCATTCGCCCGGTCCATTCAAGGCAATCGTCCTGGTCGTCGAAACAGAGCGCTGCCCAGCCGCGCACCGGTGTCACCTCGCGAGGCAGTGCCAATGAATATTGGTAGGCGTAAGGATCGCCATAATACGGGTGATCGGAGCTGTAGAAGGCCACCGCGACCCCAAGGCTATCGTTGCCGCCGACGATCGACAGCGGCGTGCCCATCTGCTCGTGCCACAGCCGGGTGAGTTTGTCTGCGGCCTGGTGATAGACGTTTCGCCCTTCCTCATAACCGTAGCTGTTGCGGTAGAGCGCATGGGCTGGGGCCGCCAACACGGCGGCGACGATTGCAATTCCGGCAACCAGGAGCGCTGCATTGACCGTGTAGAACCGCTCGATCCGATAACGCGTGCTGCACACGACCGGCACGGCGAGCAGGAACAATCCCTGAAGCGCCCATAGCGACGGCAAGTCGGTGCCAAGGAATATGGACGTGATGAAAGGAAGAGCGATCGTGCCGATCGCGACGTGGCCGATGAGCTTCAGGTTGGGATCCGCCGCCGCGAGATCCCGCGGAAGGCGCTTGATTCGATACCCGGCGATCATCGCCCACGTCACGGCGGACACGCTCGTCGCCGCAGCAAGGCCCAACAGGAAATTGACGGCATCCCGCAGCGAGTGGGGGAAATCGGCTCCCACATGCGTCGCGGCATAATGGACAGGCTCCGCGCCTGTCGTGGCCAGCCAGTGCAGATGCGGAGATAGCACAATCAGCCCGACGGCAGCAGAGATCCAGGGCGAACTGGACGTGAAATAGGCTCGCCGCGAGGGATGGATGATTGCCGACAACGCGAAGCTGGCAATCAGAAAGATGGAGTAATACTTGCCCAGCATTGCAAGCGACGCCGTGACACCCGCAGCAATCGCCCAGAGCGGCGCCCTCGTTTCAAAGGCGCGCAGGAAGCAGTAGGTTGCAAGCGGCCAGACCGCGAGCAACACGGCGTTGGCGTTGAAGCGCTGCGCATGAAATTGGTATGCCGGGGTCAGCATCAGCAGGAGCAGCACGATCAGGCGCTTGTGCCCGGTCCCGAACCTTCTTGCAATGAGGTCAACGAACCACAAGGCCAACGCCGCATTTGTCATCGCCATCAGCTGCAGCGACCAATCGGTCAGCGGAAAGACCGAGGTCCACGCACCGGTCGTCCACCCCATCAACGGCGGATGCTTGGGATAACCCCATGCGAAATGCCTGCCATACGTCCAGGTCTCCAGCACGTCCGGATGCAGGCCGGCGCCGTGATAGGCCACCGACAGATACACCGTCCAGATGCCGACGAAGCAGGCGAGCAGCAGCGGCACCGACCACCCTGACTCGACTCCTTCCAGCCATCGATTGAACGGACGGCGCCATGACGCCGGGCTGCGATCTGACCGCTTGGCCATCGCTGAGAACGCAAAATCGACCGGCATATCGTTCGGAAGCCTGGGGACGGAGATCGGAAAGCGCGATGCGAGCCGCGTTGTCCGCCATGCTTTTCACAGCGACCATTACGATAGCCTGACGTGGCTCCGTTCACGCCGCTGCCAGCGTATCCTTGCACGCGCCGACGCGCCGTCACTCGCCGGTCATGTTGATCGACGTCTCTCGCGGGGAAATCGCTGAGAGGGGATGCGCGTGCGAAAAGCTCGCTCGCTGTCATGACGCTGATCGGCCCTGGAGCGCTGATGTGTGCGGCGCCCCTGATTGAGTCTTTCGGACGAGCCCCCATCAGGCGTCGATCCGATCACCGCTGCCATTCGAGAATGCCTCTAGAGTCACAAGGAAAGGCCAATCACATCAACGCATTCGTGTGGACACCGCAGTTTTCATGCCGGCCGTAATCTTATTGTAATCCGTCCGTAATGGTAGAAGCCGTGGTTTATGCTTGGGAGAATGCGGTGCGAGTTCTGGTCGTGGAGGATGACCCTCAGCTTGGGCCATGGCTGCGGGATACCTTGGCTACGGCCTTCGGCGCATCCGACATGGTCACGACGCTTGAAGAGGGTCGCGCCGCAGTCGCCGTGCGAAGCTTTGAACTCGTCGTGATCGACCGTGGACTGCCGGATGGCGACGGTCTGGCGTTGCTGCGCGATCTCAAGCAGCAGAAGCCCAGCCCCGCGACAATCGTGCTGACGGCGCTTGATGACCCCCTCGATATTGCGCGCGCCCTCGACGACGGGGCGGACGACTACGTGGCCAAGCCATTCGAACCGATCGAGCTGATCGCGCGAGCCAAGGCGGTGCTGCGACGTCTCTTTCTGGATAGAGGGGCGATCGTTCGCATCGGCAATCTGAGCTACGACGTGCTCAATCGCGAGGTCTGCGTCGATCACGCGCCGATTGTTGTCCCGCGGCGTGAATTGGCGATTCTGGAGGCGATGGTCCGGCGCATTGGGCGCGTCGTCCTGCGCGAGACCCTCGAAGTCGCAGCTTACAGCTTTGACGACGAGATTCAATCAAACGCGATCGAGGCTCACGTGTCGCGGCTGCGCCGGCGCCTCCGCGCGGCCAACTGCAAGGTCGTCATCAAACCGGTCCGTGGCCTCGGATATCTGCTGAGTGGCGAATGATGATTTTGCAATGGCAAAGGCTCAAGCGTGTCCATCGCTCGATCGCGGTGCTGTCCGCGACGCTGATCGGCGCCGTAACGACCATCATGCTGCTCTGCGCAGCAGCCTTGCTGATCCGATTTGGCGGCGACGATGACGGCACCTGGGCCGCCGCCGACGTCGCCGATGCATTGAAGGAAGCCGTCATCCGCAACGAGACCGGGCAACTGGCTCTCAAACGGACCTCGAGGCTGGACGAGATCACCCGCAATTTCCCGACATTCTGGTATGTCGTGTCCGACAAGAGTGGAGAGGTCAGCTACGGCCCAATCCCGAAGTGGCGTCCACAAAAGACCCAGACATCGCGTGACGGGACGAGTTTCCTCGCCTACGCGTTTGACGGCGAAACCACCAATCTGAAGAAGATGTCGGCGGTCAGAAATACGCCTGTGGGCGAGGTGTGGATTGAGACCGGCGGCGTGGCCTATACGGCCGCGCAACTGACGACCGGAATGCTCACCGATGCGACGATTGTCGCGCTCCCCATTATCCTGGTCCTGGCGGCGACGGCGTTTACCGCGATGGTCTTCGTGCCGACGCTGATCGCGCGCCCCGTCCGGGCCGTCGCAGCGGCCGCCGAGATGATCGACGGGGTTTCAGATGGCCGACGACTGCCGGAACAAGATGCACCAGCCGAGCTCTTGCCTCTCGTCGCGGCTTTCAATCGCGCGCTATCGCGAATAGACGTCGCGTCGAAATCGCAACGAAATTTCCTGTCGAATGCAGCACACGAACTTCGTACGCCCCTGACCAATGCGCGCACCATACTCGAGCAGGTCGAGGATGCCCCGTTGCGTGCCAGGCTGATAGCCGAGAACCAGAAGCTGTCGTCGATCGTCACCATGCTGCTCCAGCTCGCGCGTATCTCCGCCGAACCTGCCGAACTGATCGAGATGGATCTTGCGGCGCTGGCGCGCAGGGTTGCGGCCGAACACGTGCCGATGGCGTTGAAGAACGGAAGCGATGTCGAGTTCACCGAACCTCGTCACCCGGTCTGGGTGCGTGGCTCGGAAGCCGCGATCGCCGTCGCGCTCTCGAACCTGATCCGAAACGCCGTAACGCATGGCAGCGCAGGTGGCTCCGTCCTCATCGAGGTCGGAGCACCAGCGCGGTTGAGCGTTATTGACTACGGATCGGGACTCCAACTCGGTCAGCCCGAGCTGCTGCTTGAGCCGTTCAAGCGCGGCAACACCCGCACGGAAGGAACAGGGCTGGGGCTTTCGATCGTCTCCCAGGTGATGACCACCCACGGCGGCACCGTTTCCCTCTGCGAGACCCCTGGAGGCGGCACCACGGTCGAACTGAACTTTCCGGTCGCTGGCTGCCGGCAAGCCGACCTGCCTTCAGGCAGAAAAGCCGTCCAAGCCATGACCGAGGTCCGGCCGGACGGCATCTCCGCAGCCTGAAGTGCTGTCTCAATCCGTCAAGCGGATTGCGAACTGCCGCTCATAGCCGGCGTCGAACTCCTGCACTGTGCGGTGGCTCAGGCGGTGGCCGCGGCGGCCTGCGCCTTCATCGCTGCCTCGACATCCATCCACATCACTTCCCAGATGTGACCATCGGGATCCTCGAAGCTGCGGCCGTACATGAAGCCGTAATCCTGCTGCGGCGACGGA from Bradyrhizobium sp. B124 includes:
- a CDS encoding helix-hairpin-helix domain-containing protein, with product MTGSTRPATATRPSISRADKINLNTAPVSELVKLPHLSVRGVTAITEARAKSKFKDWNDFVARRVVPRFVRSELKELVTF
- a CDS encoding HAMP domain-containing sensor histidine kinase, with product MILQWQRLKRVHRSIAVLSATLIGAVTTIMLLCAAALLIRFGGDDDGTWAAADVADALKEAVIRNETGQLALKRTSRLDEITRNFPTFWYVVSDKSGEVSYGPIPKWRPQKTQTSRDGTSFLAYAFDGETTNLKKMSAVRNTPVGEVWIETGGVAYTAAQLTTGMLTDATIVALPIILVLAATAFTAMVFVPTLIARPVRAVAAAAEMIDGVSDGRRLPEQDAPAELLPLVAAFNRALSRIDVASKSQRNFLSNAAHELRTPLTNARTILEQVEDAPLRARLIAENQKLSSIVTMLLQLARISAEPAELIEMDLAALARRVAAEHVPMALKNGSDVEFTEPRHPVWVRGSEAAIAVALSNLIRNAVTHGSAGGSVLIEVGAPARLSVIDYGSGLQLGQPELLLEPFKRGNTRTEGTGLGLSIVSQVMTTHGGTVSLCETPGGGTTVELNFPVAGCRQADLPSGRKAVQAMTEVRPDGISAA
- a CDS encoding response regulator transcription factor → MRVLVVEDDPQLGPWLRDTLATAFGASDMVTTLEEGRAAVAVRSFELVVIDRGLPDGDGLALLRDLKQQKPSPATIVLTALDDPLDIARALDDGADDYVAKPFEPIELIARAKAVLRRLFLDRGAIVRIGNLSYDVLNREVCVDHAPIVVPRRELAILEAMVRRIGRVVLRETLEVAAYSFDDEIQSNAIEAHVSRLRRRLRAANCKVVIKPVRGLGYLLSGE
- a CDS encoding glycosyltransferase family 39 protein translates to MPVDFAFSAMAKRSDRSPASWRRPFNRWLEGVESGWSVPLLLACFVGIWTVYLSVAYHGAGLHPDVLETWTYGRHFAWGYPKHPPLMGWTTGAWTSVFPLTDWSLQLMAMTNAALALWFVDLIARRFGTGHKRLIVLLLLMLTPAYQFHAQRFNANAVLLAVWPLATYCFLRAFETRAPLWAIAAGVTASLAMLGKYYSIFLIASFALSAIIHPSRRAYFTSSSPWISAAVGLIVLSPHLHWLATTGAEPVHYAATHVGADFPHSLRDAVNFLLGLAAATSVSAVTWAMIAGYRIKRLPRDLAAADPNLKLIGHVAIGTIALPFITSIFLGTDLPSLWALQGLFLLAVPVVCSTRYRIERFYTVNAALLVAGIAIVAAVLAAPAHALYRNSYGYEEGRNVYHQAADKLTRLWHEQMGTPLSIVGGNDSLGVAVAFYSSDHPYYGDPYAYQYSLALPREVTPVRGWAALCFDDQDDCLEWTGRMAAHAGSYVKREFSVQSSLFGIPGIRRNLVAFLVAPLREPDDAPSSLVNDAGQGGGRVSPQADPPLRAEPDVALPENQPPGNAPQTNDPGANMLVDQRAARLFVVLR